GTCATCAGCACCGACCACAGCGCCACCATCCCGAGCGCGTCCTGGTCGCTGTAACCAAAATCCGACGACAGCCACAGCACGATCGTCGAGTTCGCCAGCGCGTAGGCCGCCACCATCAACAGCTTGACCGCAAACGTGACCCACAATTCCCGCGCCGCACCGCCCAGCACGGTGAACTTGCCCAGGAAACCCGCGCTCGCCTGCGGAGTATTACCCATGCCGAGGTCTGGTAAGCCGCTTCAGTGTCATTGTGCGCTCGCATAAGAAACCAACCTCGGCACGGAGTAAAGCCCTAACATGCCGCGCGCCCATCACAGCGCCTCTCAGCAGGGAGTCTCACCGTATCCTCACCGTATCCTCACCGTCTCCACACCGTGGATACAACCTTGACATTTTGACGCGATTCAGCCTAACATACTGTCGTTGCCGCAGTTACGACGCAAGCATCTCGAAAACACCTGCCGAACGCGCAATCCGTCATAAGTAGCGTTTCCGCAGCTAGTTGCACAAAAACCGCAATTTCACCACCACCAAATCACCCTCCGGCGGAAACTCCTTGCGGTGCTGCAGGTAACTCTGCCGCTGCCGCAGCGTCGCGCCGACCAGATTCCCCCGATTCGCGTCCAGCTTGACTTCGACCACGCTGTAAAGCAGACCCGCCGCCGCGCCGCACAAACATGCGGGCGCATCCGCGGTTTCATCGTTTGCGCGGCCATGCCGTATCCACTACCATCGCTATATGGCCCGAAGCATGCATTTCTCGGATTGCTCATGGCCGTCGGCGCGCAAGGCCCCCCGGCACTGGCATTCCGCGGCAGGCGCGGTCCTGGTCCTGAGCGGGCTGTGCGCGTTGCCAGTCGCGGCCCAATCATCCCGCCCGGGTGTCGGCGCAATACCTTACGCCGACGCACAGGGCACCGGTGTCACCTTTCGCGTGTGGGCCCCCAATGCCACCTCGGTGAGCGTGCCGGGCGACTTCAACGCCTGGAGTACTTCCGCGAATTACCTCACGAGGGAAACCGGCACCGAATACTGGTCGGCGGACATCCCGGCCGCCCGCGCCGGTCATAAATATAAGCTCCATCTGAACAATTCGATCTGGAAGCGCGACCCCCGCAGCCGGAAGGTGGAGCATTCTGCGGGAAACTCCATTGTCTATGACCAGCAGGCGTTTCGGTGGGCGGGCGACACCCGGCTGCCGATTAATCAATCCGACCTGGTGATCTACGAAATGCACGTCGGAGCGTTTTACGACCCCACGCCCAGCAGCGGCGACCCCGGCAAATTCTCCAACGCAATCCAGAAGCTGGACCATCTCGCCGCGCTAGGGATCAACGCGGTACAGCTGATGCCAGTGACGGAGTTCGCCGGGGACTACAGTTGGGGCTACAACCCAGCCGAACCTTACGCGGTGGAAAACGCCGGGTACGGGGGGCCGGACGGCTTGAAAATCTTCGTGAAGGCCGCGCACGCGCGAGGCATCCGCGTGCTGCTGGACATCGTCCACAATCACTACGGCCCCAGCGATCTCGACCTGTGGGGCTTCGATAACGGCGTCACCCCGGGCATCTATTTCTACTCGGCCCCGGACATCTGTTGCACCCTCTGGGGCAGCCGCCCGCGGTATAACGCGGATGGCGTTCGCTCATACATCATAGACAACTTCCGAATGTGGATGGACGACTACCACATTGACGGCTTCCGCTGGGATGCCGTGGGTGCGATGCGCTATTACGACCCGGGGCATGTGAACATTCCCGAGGCCGACTCGCTCATCCAACACATCAACAACACCGAGATTCGCGCCCAACGGCCGGGCGTGATCAGTATCGCCGAGGACGAGGCCTACGGACAGGGCTTCCACGGAGAGTGGGACCGCGGCTTCGCCGACCTGCTGATCCGGCAAATCGTCGAAGGCACGGATGCGAATCGCAACATGAACGACTTGTGGAACGCGATGAACGGCAACGGCTTCTTCCGTGTCGTCTATTCCGAAAACCACGACCTGACCGGCGAGCTCAACGGGTCAGGCAACCAGCGCCTTCCCACGCGCATTCAACCCGCCGACCCGGACGGCTATTACGCCCGCAAACGCTCGATGCTGGCCGCGGCGGTCACTATGACCATTCCCGCGCTGCCGATGCTCTTTATGGGCCAGGAGTTGCTGGAAGTCGAACAATTCAACGACGACAACCCGCTCGATTGGACGCGCGCCACGACCTATTCCAACGTCGTCAACTTCTACCGCGACATCATTCACCTGCGCCGCAACCTCGACGGCATAAGCCTCGGCCTCACCGGCCCCAATGTCACCAGCCATGTCGTCCGCAACGACGCCCCGTGGAAGCTGCTCGCATTCCATCGCTATGGCGCGGGCGCGAACGACCAGGTGATGATTGTCATGAACTTCACCAGCACGGCCATTCCCAGCTATTGGATTCACACCTGGCCCGCGAGCGGCAACTGGTACGTGAACCTCAACTCCGATTGGCCCCGCTACGGAAGTGACTTCGGCAACTTCGGCAGCTCCATGGTCAACGTCACCGGGAGCAGCGGCCAGGTCGCCATCGGTCCCTACAGCGTGTTGGTCCTCTCGCGCCAGGCGCACCCCGACCTGGACGCGGACGGAGATGGGCTGCGGAATGGCTGGGAACAACAGTACTTCAGCAATCCGGTCGTGGCAGTGGCAACCGATGACAACGACGGCGACGGAATGAACAACCTGCAGGAGCAAGCGGCAGATACAAACCCGGCATCCTCCGCCTCCGTGCTGAGGTTCATCAGCCTTGCGGCCACGAACGGCACTCTGGCATTGCGCTGGACTGGCGGCCAGAACGCACGGCAGGTGTTGCAGCAATCCGTGGCGATGGGCAGTTCGTGGACCAACATTTTCACGAACCCGCCGCCCACCGCGACCACTAATACGCTGGTCCTTTCAAAGGCCGCCGCCGCCCGGTTTTACCGGATACAGATACTTCCTTGAGCGGAAAACACCGCCCGGGGGTTTCTAAGGCAACCCCGCCGCACCACTTTACTTCTTCTCAAACTTCAGCGCACCGTCGCGTGTGACCACTTTAATACGGTCGCCGGGCTTGAATTCGCCGACCAGCAGTTTCGTGGCCAGCGGATCCAGCACCAGATCCTGGATGCTGCGCTTGAGCGGGCGGGCGCCGAATTGCGGATCGAAGCCTTCCTTGGCGAGCAACTGCCTGGCCGCGCGATCCACTTCCAGGCTGAGCTGCTGTTGTGCCAGGCGTTTCTCCAGCCGCTGTAGCTGGATCTCGACGATGCGCGCAAGGTGCTTCTCATCGAGATTGTGGAAGATGATGATGTCATCCACCCGGTTCAGAAACTCCGGCCGAAAGTGCGTCTTGAGCTCCAGCTTCACCACCCGCTCCAGCTCTCCTTCGTCCTTCACCGAGGCGCTGCCGCCGGCGTAAAACTCCTGGATGACCGGTGAGCCGATGTTGCTGGTCATGATGATGATCGTATTGCGGAAGTCCACCGTGCGCCCCTGGCCGTCCGTTAGCCGGCCGTCGTCCAACATTTGCAGGAGGACGTTGAAGACGTCATGGTGAGCTTTCTCGATCTCATCGAACAGCACCACGCTATAGGGCCGCCGCCGCACCGCTTCGCTGAGCTGGCCGCCCTCCTCGTACCCGACATAGCCGGGAGGCGCGCCGATGAGCCGCGCGACGGTGTGCTTCTCCATGTACTCGCTCATGTCAATGCGCGCCATGGCGTTCTCGTCGTCAAACAGGAACTCGGCCAGCGCGCGAGCCGTCTCGGTCTTGCCGACGCCGGTTGGCCCCAGGAAGATAAACGATCCGATGGGCCGGTTGGGCTCCTGTAAGCCGCTGCGGGAGCGCCGCACCGCGTTGGCTACCGCCTCCAGCGCCTCCTTCTGTCCAACCACCCGTTGCTCCAGCCGCTCCTCCATCTTCACCAGCTTCTCGCGTTCCCCCTCGAGCATCCGCGAAACGGGAATGCCGGTCCACGACGCCACCACTTTCGCGATGTCCTCTTCGCTCACTTCCTGGGTGAGCAGGCGTTGTCCCGCGGGCTTGTCGTGCAGGGTCTTCTCAGCCGCCGCGAGCTTCTTCTGCAGCTCGGGCAGCTTGCCGTACTGGATTTGCGCCGCTGCGTTCAAATCGTTGCGGCGCTGCGCCTGCTCCAGCTCCAGCTTCGCCTGCTCAATCTGGCTGTTGACAATGCTGACGGCATTGATGGCGGCTTTCTCGTTCTGCCACTGCGCCTTGAGCTGCTTGGATTGGTCCTTGAGGTTGGCCAGGTCCCGCTCCAGCTTCTTGAGCCGCTCACGCGAGCCTTCGTCCTTCTCCTTCTTGAGCGCGCTCTGCTCAATCTCCAGTTGCTGGATTTGACGCTCCAACTGGTCAATCTCCGTCGGCATGGAGTCCAGCTCCATCCGCAGGCGCGAGGCCGCTTCATCAATCAGGTCAATCGCCTTGTCGGGCAGGAACCGATCGGCGATGTAGCGGTGCGACAGCGTCGCCGCCGAGACCAGCGCCGCGTCTTGAATGCGCACGCCGTGGTGGACCTCGTAACGCTCTTTAAGCCCGCGCAGGATGGCGATGGTCGCCTCGACGCTCGGCTCGGAGACCAGCACCGGCTGGAACCGCCGCTCCAGCGCCGGGTCCTTCTCGATGTGTTTGCGATACTCGTCGAGCGTGGTCGCGCCGATGGCCCGAAGCTCGCCGCGGGCCAGTTGCGGCTTCATGATGTTCGCCGCGTCCGTGGCGCCTTCCGCCGCGCCTGCGCCGACGAGGGTGTGTAGCTCGTCAATGAACAGGATGATCTTGCCCTCGCTGGAGGCGATCTCCTTGAGGAAAGCCTTAAGCCGGTCCTCGAACTCGCCCCGATACTTGGCGCCGGCGATCATGGCGCTCAAGTCCATGGCCAGGAGCCGTTTGTTCTTCAGCGTTTCGGGTACATCGCCGCTGATGATCCGCCGCGCCAGTCCTTCGGCAATCGCCGTCTTCCCCACGCCGGGCTCGCCGATAAGCACCGGGTTGTTCTTTGTGCGGCGCGACAACACCTGCATGACCCGGCGGATCTCCTCGTCGCGGCCGATGACCGGGTCAATCTTGTTCTGCCGCGCCAGCGCGGTCAGATCGCGCCCATATTTCTCCAGCGCCTGGAACTTATCCTCCGGATTGGCGTCGGTAACCCGCTGGTTTCCGCGCAGGTCGGCCAGCGCCCGCAGCACCGCGTCACGCTTCAGGCCATGCGCCTGGAAAATCTTCTTAAGCGCGGGACCGGCCTCGTCCAGCAGGCCGAGCAGCAGATGTTCGGTGCTGATATAATCGTCCTTCAGCTTGCCTGCCTCGGTCTGCGCGGCATCCAGCGTCTTCTTGAGGCTCGGACTGAGGAACACATCGAGTGAGCTAACACCCTGGACCTTGTGGCGGCGGGCGAGTTCACGCTCCAGCTCGGGCTTAAGCTGTGCCAAGGTCACGCCAACCTTCTCCAACAAGTCCGGGATCAGGCTGTCGGTCTGGCCAATCATCGCCAGCAGGAGATGCTCCCCATCCACCTCCTGATGCGAATGCTCCCGCGCAATGCGCTGCGCCCCTTGCAGGGCTTCCTGTGACTTAATGGTAAACCGGTCCAATTGCATACAGATATATGGATAAGGGAAAACCGGCGAAGTCTCAAGCCCCGCATGCGCGTGGTGTTGAGCCAATCTAATACCCAGGCGACCGCCTCCCCAATCGGCGTGAGGCAATCCCGCCTGCCCGGTCCAATACGGTGGAATATGAACAAACGCTCGAAGCGAAGAGCCGGGATTTCTCTGATAGAGCTCCTGTGCGTCGTCGCCATCATTGCGATAATGGCCGCGCTTTACCTCCCGGCCATCGCCAGGGCCTTCCACAGAATCCGCACTTTCCTCGGAGGCTTGAGCTGAGCAAATGCGCCGGATCCGCCCGGCGGCCGATTCCCCTCGCATTTTCCTCGTGCTTTTTGCGCTGGAACCGTATTAACTGGCCATATGATGTTTTGGCTCCTCACGTTCGTTCTGCTGGCGTCGCTGGCCGGGATAGGATACCGGCAGGGCGTCATACGCGTGGCGTTTTCTTTTCTCGGCATCCTGGTGGGCGCCCTGCTGGCAGGCCCCCTGGCAAAACTGGTCAAGCCGTTGCTGGTGGCGTTTGGCTTGAAGACTCCAGTCCTGGCCTGGTTGCTCGCGCCAGTGGTCGTTTTTCTGATCATCTCCATTATCTTCAAAGTGGGCGGCTACATGGTCCACCAGAAGGTGGACGTGCATTTCAAGTACCATGCGGGGGATTTGCGCCTGGCACTGTGGGAACGGTTGAGCCGGCGGCTAGGCCTGTGCCTCGGCCTGGTCAATGGCGCGCTGTATCTCATTCTAATCTCGGCAGTGATCTACCCGCTGAGCTATTGGAGCTTTCAACTAGCGTCGGGCGCCAATGACCCGAGATCCATGAGGATCCTCAGTCGCTTGGGTCAGGACCTCCAGAGCACCGGTTTCGCCAAGGTGGCCCGCGCGATAGATCCCATGCCGAAAGTGTGGTACGACTCGGCTGACCTTACCGGCCTGTTATATAGGAATTCCCTGCTCGAAGCGCGCCTGTGGCGCTACCCGGCTTTTCTGGGCCTGGCGGAACGGCAGGAGTTCCAGGAATTGGCCGCCGACACCCAGTTCACCGAACTCTGGCAGCGACAGGAGCCGATCCTCGATCTGCTGCATTATCCCAAAGCCCAGGCGATTATCCAGAACCCTGACCTGCTGAGGTCCATCTGGGCTACGGTCGTGCCCGACATGAAGGACCTGCATGCCTTTCTGGAAACCGGCAAATCGCCCAAATACGATCCGGAGAAGATACTCGGGCGCTGGAACTTCAACGTGACTGTCGCCATGTCCCTGTTCCGCAAG
The Candidatus Paceibacterota bacterium DNA segment above includes these coding regions:
- a CDS encoding alpha-amylase family glycosyl hydrolase; this encodes MARSMHFSDCSWPSARKAPRHWHSAAGAVLVLSGLCALPVAAQSSRPGVGAIPYADAQGTGVTFRVWAPNATSVSVPGDFNAWSTSANYLTRETGTEYWSADIPAARAGHKYKLHLNNSIWKRDPRSRKVEHSAGNSIVYDQQAFRWAGDTRLPINQSDLVIYEMHVGAFYDPTPSSGDPGKFSNAIQKLDHLAALGINAVQLMPVTEFAGDYSWGYNPAEPYAVENAGYGGPDGLKIFVKAAHARGIRVLLDIVHNHYGPSDLDLWGFDNGVTPGIYFYSAPDICCTLWGSRPRYNADGVRSYIIDNFRMWMDDYHIDGFRWDAVGAMRYYDPGHVNIPEADSLIQHINNTEIRAQRPGVISIAEDEAYGQGFHGEWDRGFADLLIRQIVEGTDANRNMNDLWNAMNGNGFFRVVYSENHDLTGELNGSGNQRLPTRIQPADPDGYYARKRSMLAAAVTMTIPALPMLFMGQELLEVEQFNDDNPLDWTRATTYSNVVNFYRDIIHLRRNLDGISLGLTGPNVTSHVVRNDAPWKLLAFHRYGAGANDQVMIVMNFTSTAIPSYWIHTWPASGNWYVNLNSDWPRYGSDFGNFGSSMVNVTGSSGQVAIGPYSVLVLSRQAHPDLDADGDGLRNGWEQQYFSNPVVAVATDDNDGDGMNNLQEQAADTNPASSASVLRFISLAATNGTLALRWTGGQNARQVLQQSVAMGSSWTNIFTNPPPTATTNTLVLSKAAAARFYRIQILP
- the clpB gene encoding ATP-dependent chaperone ClpB — its product is MQLDRFTIKSQEALQGAQRIAREHSHQEVDGEHLLLAMIGQTDSLIPDLLEKVGVTLAQLKPELERELARRHKVQGVSSLDVFLSPSLKKTLDAAQTEAGKLKDDYISTEHLLLGLLDEAGPALKKIFQAHGLKRDAVLRALADLRGNQRVTDANPEDKFQALEKYGRDLTALARQNKIDPVIGRDEEIRRVMQVLSRRTKNNPVLIGEPGVGKTAIAEGLARRIISGDVPETLKNKRLLAMDLSAMIAGAKYRGEFEDRLKAFLKEIASSEGKIILFIDELHTLVGAGAAEGATDAANIMKPQLARGELRAIGATTLDEYRKHIEKDPALERRFQPVLVSEPSVEATIAILRGLKERYEVHHGVRIQDAALVSAATLSHRYIADRFLPDKAIDLIDEAASRLRMELDSMPTEIDQLERQIQQLEIEQSALKKEKDEGSRERLKKLERDLANLKDQSKQLKAQWQNEKAAINAVSIVNSQIEQAKLELEQAQRRNDLNAAAQIQYGKLPELQKKLAAAEKTLHDKPAGQRLLTQEVSEEDIAKVVASWTGIPVSRMLEGEREKLVKMEERLEQRVVGQKEALEAVANAVRRSRSGLQEPNRPIGSFIFLGPTGVGKTETARALAEFLFDDENAMARIDMSEYMEKHTVARLIGAPPGYVGYEEGGQLSEAVRRRPYSVVLFDEIEKAHHDVFNVLLQMLDDGRLTDGQGRTVDFRNTIIIMTSNIGSPVIQEFYAGGSASVKDEGELERVVKLELKTHFRPEFLNRVDDIIIFHNLDEKHLARIVEIQLQRLEKRLAQQQLSLEVDRAARQLLAKEGFDPQFGARPLKRSIQDLVLDPLATKLLVGEFKPGDRIKVVTRDGALKFEKK
- a CDS encoding type II secretion system protein, with translation MNKRSKRRAGISLIELLCVVAIIAIMAALYLPAIARAFHRIRTFLGGLS
- a CDS encoding CvpA family protein yields the protein MMFWLLTFVLLASLAGIGYRQGVIRVAFSFLGILVGALLAGPLAKLVKPLLVAFGLKTPVLAWLLAPVVVFLIISIIFKVGGYMVHQKVDVHFKYHAGDLRLALWERLSRRLGLCLGLVNGALYLILISAVIYPLSYWSFQLASGANDPRSMRILSRLGQDLQSTGFAKVARAIDPMPKVWYDSADLTGLLYRNSLLEARLWRYPAFLGLAERQEFQELAADTQFTELWQRQEPILDLLHYPKAQAIIQNPDLLRSIWATVVPDMKDLHAFLETGKSPKYDPEKILGRWNFNVTVAMSLFRKAKPNITSKEMQFWRSWMTAAFAKTSFVAMTDQQAILKNVPQLTLPTPGAAPSTGGPQTLKGQWKKLDSTYELTLSGGIRDQELTASVEGDRLTMSGTGLGLVFDRED